The following are encoded in a window of Megachile rotundata isolate GNS110a chromosome 2, iyMegRotu1, whole genome shotgun sequence genomic DNA:
- the LOC100876636 gene encoding uncharacterized protein LOC100876636: MEPLGGNDEVYRPRPEWWPPGAWWPVRPGWVPQPPPPPPAAEARPAGPPPPFPAGPPPPPAMWLPMGGPGVPPPTPSPAPAPRLPPAPASKNRRQRRKMASALRRAAKLLPPPPADRRHPQRGGGRGRGRGIPGFPNISSKYFSINNYN, translated from the exons atggaACCACTCGGTGGAAATG ATGAAGTATACAGGCCAAGGCCTGAATGGTGGCCGCCGGGAGCCTGGTGGCCAGTGCGCCCTGGTTGGGTGCCGcagccgccgccgccgccaccaGCAGCAGAAGCGCGTCCTGCGGGACCACCGCCACCGTTCCCGGCGGGACCGCCCCCGCCCCCGGCGATGTGGTTGCCAATGGGGGGACCAGGGGTGCCACCTCCGACCCCGTCCCCGGCCCCCGCCCCGCGCCTGCCGCCAGCACCGGCTTCT AAGAATAGGCGCCAAAGACGAAAGATGGCGTCCGCCTTGCGACGGGCAGCAAAGCTTCTGCCGCCGCCGCCAGCTGATCGGCGGCACCCACAGCGCGGCGGTGGACGGGGACGCGGTCGGGGAATCCCTGGTTTCCCCAATATCAGTAGCAAATATTTCTCAATAAACAATTATAACTAA